The Sabethes cyaneus chromosome 1, idSabCyanKW18_F2, whole genome shotgun sequence DNA segment ttctTTCGTAATGCAAATTCCGTCAATATGTTTTCCACCTTAATTCATGAATGCGTGCGGTAtatttcgctgctgatgttttctctcaTGGTAGATATTCTTTTGCTCTGCGATTCGTTAAATGAAATGCGAGCTATGGAAGTGGGAAGCAAAATGCTCATAGCTGAATTTGGTTTACATTTGGTgtatagcaacagagacatcgcgtataatagcgagagaaattcgtATGCATCGTTGCATCGTATGCATGAAATCTTAATAAGTATTATGCGGCTGAGAATTTATCAACACTAGTTGGCAGTTGTAAGCAGGGAATACTTCATTCTCTTATCGGATATCTATAAAAATCATAGggataacggaatataaaacATATTAAACacactagatcagtacaaacaaatcattaaatagtctgcataagcaaatgatgtcatgctgataatgatatttgaaccatttttaattggtACGTAacgcaaaccagcggggttcgcccttttgaaaacttactattgacgaataaaaataagtttcatggaTAATGAAGCCTTGCGTGGAATCCAACACATCACTAAaagttcattccaatcaaaaagaGTCGAGACAAAACAAACTTTCTTCATCATTTTGAGCTGGAAAGGCTCAAAACATCTCAAGCGTCCACACCCACCGATTGGATTCAACCATCCAATCAACCAACGTTGACACAACTGTTCTTTTCGACGCCACAATCAATTTCCCAAAATTTTCTGTCcgttgatcaatccccctagcagcgGCGCTGCTTCCTTTTttgcagattttcaaaaaatctcTGAAACAGCTTGATGTAAAGTCATGCCAATATATTTGCTAGTTTTagtaaattattattattttatggttttataagatttgtttcacgtctgtttcgctatctgtcTCATAAATTTCATCCTGAAGCTCTTGCAAAAGTTTGTTTGCTGCAGGTAACTTCTCTGTATCCTCCTGACCTCTTCTCAGTGGTacccttaccactgcgtccattattttgaactattgtggtctggtatgccccgtttatttcttttgctgtacgcttcaggcttacctatgACTTATTGAGaggaagtgataggctggtagctggagcgagacaggtgccaatcagggatgacttggtttatgaactccacaattgcagagcacaCAAGACCGGCaagcgtgctgagatctctcttattgaaactcagcaacttttgagtaaccttaatactcggcgttataaattttatgtgattgtttgagcgattgtacggccatccagaTGGCCATAAttgttcggctctcccattgtttcagctcgccattcagcacacagtcagagattccGCAAAATGAACCTGGATCCGTATGTGGAGAGTTAGAGCCACCTTGTGTCACCAGCATTCATTCCGGCAGCATATGCTAACTCTTCCTGTACACTCCTTCGTGCCAGTGTCACTATGCACCGCTTTCATTCCGCTGTTCAAAGGcacatacaaacgaaatacattATAATTCAACCAGTTCTTATTTCTGGCTTCAAACATACGTTGTGTgtgttctatttgctttgttCCAGCGATTGTAAAATTCTGAACACAATCTCGTAACGTCTTTGTTGAGCCTGTTTTTCTTCGGCACTTTCGGTTTCTAGCaatcgaaatttttcaaaaataaaacctCAATCAAATGGGCATTTTATCGTAACCGACCACACTGCAATCACACTTCAAATAAATCCTTCCTTGGCATTCTTTACAATCACTCAATTTTACAGCGTCACTAACAACAATTTCCAACTTGTATTCTATTGGAAGTAAGGTATgtatatgtaaacaaacgcGGTGACAACCGTGTTTCTGTGCCACATGTTGCACACTAAACGTAATGGGATATCAAAGCAAGCTGAAATCTCGgcgcaattttattttttacgacCGTCTTTTCAGAATAGTGATTCCACTGTGTGTCGGTGATAATGGCAGGCGGTGGCTCTCCACTTTACATAACCCTACGAACGAGTCAGCAGTAACCCCATGGCCTGCTTCGACGATGGTTAGATTTCGAAAAGCGCGACCAATTTACGCCCAATTCTCGATGGCGACGCAATGACGGTTGGGGCTGCACAGAGCGCAGACTCACAGGGTGGCTTGAACGGCAACACTGACGATGAACCTGCAAAAAATGATAACCGCACACAGACTCATACCCGCGCTGTAGCTGCTGCTCGAGTGCACTTTGCGCTGCTGACTGCACTCTTTCCTCAAGCATCATTTTTTGAACTTTGTTAGgtacttcttttttttctcggtGAGTCTCGACCGACAGTGGGTCTCGACTCAACAAAACATACCGCTGTTGAGTACGTTGTAAAAGCTAGCTTTTTAGTAGCAATTTCCTGGGGCGTTACGTGCCTCTCCCCGCCCCACGGGCGGGTGAGGCTTTCGATAAAACGCATGATCGCAATGAAAAATTGCATCAAAAGCTCCACGCAGCGAGCGCAGCGCATCGCAACGCCGGGATCATGTCGTAAATGTGTTGCAAACGGTTTGCCATTTCTCCACACGTGCACGCGCCCCGCGCGTCGATGACGACGGCGGCGGCGCCGCAGAGCCGTGCGAAAGTGGCGTCAATTTCCCAGCCCAACCGGGTGTTTAGGCTCGCGGGAGGATCCCGCGGAAGGCGTTCGTTTCGGTCGGTTCTAACGCGTAACGTGTGCGATTTTCAATCAAGCGATATTACGCGATGTTGGCGATGTTACGACGACGCAGCGGGCCTCATCGCAGCGCAGCGTAACGTCTGACGCGGAAGGGTGTTCTGGGCTAATCACAGCAGGCGCCCAGGGCGCCAAAGGTTTCATTTTTAAgccttttttttggttttcgattttttgcaaTAAACTGTTGCCTGCctgaaagctttttttttctttgcgcAGCCCAGACAAGGATGCGTAAAAAATAGTGAATGCATTTCTGAAAGAATGGCAGTGAAAGCAATGCTACTGCAGCAATGTTCGACTTTTTCCTGCCGGTAAAACAAAACAGCTGCATAAAACCTTGCTGTTATGAAGAAACTATGCAAGCAAGATCGTTTTCAAGCTTGAGAGTGTTTTGTACATAATTATGCAAAATTACGAGCTTGCACTCTCGCAACGTCAGTTtatcaccaaaaaaattattgtgagAAATAACCTAATATAAGCCGTTTTCACAACTAATTGGACAGACTAATAAAATTGAGAAATGAGATCGTCCTAGTAagtaaaacaactttcaaacctgatgCATCACAAGTTTGACTACGAAAGCTAAGCAATGTGAATGAATGTGGATGGATAGAGTGGATATACCTTGGTGAAATCTTAGAGATTGTTACAATACTGCATATATGGCAGCACTGTAAACGTATCATGCAGGATGTTTACGTTTTAGCTGCGTGTTTACACAGTGTCAAAAGAGGAGAGTTGATAGGTAAAAGTTAAAGTACAACTTCACGCAATTCTTCTTCGCAAACTTCTGCGGCAAAGCTGTTAAAAAAACTACTTCTTGTTGATTtagtataaattaaattaattacagTTTGAGCATTACCGAAAAATAAATGCTTACTGCAAAAGCTAGTTCATATGCGAAAAGAGACATTTCGGAAGAAAATCCGAAAGTTATTTAACTAGGCCAGACCAACACAACAGCCTCTAATAATGGCTATACACtccccccacaattatggatcacccacaattatggatcacttttgcgTTTCAAGTTAAATTACTCAGTTAAACAAACTATTTGACGATTTGTCgcatttttgaaacaaaatataccatGTTAACTAGCTTTTAACACATAAAGCGTCCTTTTTATCTTGAGATTAATGCTTTTTTAATGAGCGTACAATGTTGTCATCGAGAATCTGTCAAAATCTTTGTCGTTTTTCTCAGTCAGCGTAAGCAGTACGTTCCTCGTTCATAAGGTTTCTATGTGATATAATCACCAAATTTCGTGCAGAAAATGGCTCGTACACGTAGATCAAGGtaagttctttacgattcaACTAAATGTTGGTGGTTACCAATGATTTTCCTgtagaaataagcaattttcaaagtgatccataatatggACCGAAACAAGgtattttttcacaattatggatcactttggtTGCAATGTGAATTTTACAAATTCGAACAACTTTTGACCTGTTACAAACATTATTTAAGCAGAAACGTGAATCGAAACCCCAAACGGAAGCTATACAGTGCTGAGGCTTTGGAAAACGCAGTTTCCGAAGCACGCAGGACAGGTAAGCTGCGCAAGGCGGCAAAACTCTATGATATTCCGTATGCAACGGTTTATCGCTACCTTAAGCATCCTCCAAGGAATGACAGACCTGGACCCTCGACCTTACTGCGACCAGAAGAAGAAGCTCGTTTCGAACAGTGGGCGCTTTACATGGCCCGAGCCGGATTTCCGATAAGCGAGGCTGATTTGACATACACTGTGAAAGACTACGCCGCAAAAAATCGTGAGACGCGTGATTTACCTGCTTCTTTTCCAAGTCAGTCTTACGATTCgaatattatttgtatcaaAACAACTTTATTTATGTTCTGATTCTTTTAGGTAAGAATTGGGTTCGCCGTTTTTTGCAAAGACATCCATCaatcaaaaaaaagtttaccaCAAATCTGTCAAGATCGGGAGCTAATGTAACCGAGAATATCTTGCGAATGTGGTTTTCGGAAATTGAAGACATTTTCGAGGAAGAGGGTATAGACATGTCAATCTTTAATTCCCCAAGTCGAATATTTAACTTCGACGAGTCCGGATTTAGGCTGGTACCAAAATCATTCAAGGCCCTTTGCGATAATAACACTGAAAACACCTACATCGTTAATAACAATTCCGATAAAGAGAGCTATACTAGTCTTTTCGGAGCCAACGCAGCTGGTGAGCTGACTCCGCCTATGATTCTTTTTCCGGGACAAAGAATCAGTCGGGAAATCGCGGAAAGCATTCCCAAAGGCTGGTCAGTAGGTGTTTCCGAAGAAGGATGGCAGACATCTAAAACCTTCTACGAATACATGGTTAATGATTATTATAATTGGTTGCTAAAGTCTAAAATTGAGCTTCCAGTAGTTGTTTTTCTGGATGGCCATAAGAGCCACATCAGTATAGAGTTGATGGAGTTCTGCAAACAACATCAGATAATACTGGCTTCTCTCTACCCCAATTCCACAAGAATTCTCCAACCATTGGATCGATCGTTCTTTGGCCCTTTCAAGAATATTTGGAACAAGGTTCTAAAGAAATTTCAACTGGGTAGTGATTCTGCAAGAGTAACAAAAACGAACTTTGCCAAACTTTTGAAAACGGCTTTGGACAATTTTACAAATTCCAAAGAATGCCTAAAAAATGGCTTTAAGCTCTGTGGACTCTGCCCTTGGAATGTTAACGCGATAAATTTTAATACCTTGCCTACAAATGCCCCGAAAACACTTGAAGATTCTATTGAGGatatacaagtggctgaaaaaaCTTCCGATGCATCAACGCAGACAAATGAGAATGGTTTTGAACTCCAACTGCAATATGTTGAACTCGGATTGCAATTCGACCAATTGTCGAGGTTTTTGGATAACTGGAAGAGAGATTATTGGTATGGCCCACTTGATGAACTCGCGTTGTTCAATTTCTGGAAGCTAATCAAAGACAAAGCAGAAGGATTATTTTATACTGAACCACTTCAGCAATCTGAAAGTGTTACTTTGGAATTTGTTGTAAACGACAACGGCGAATGTTCCTGTCTATCGAACACAGACCATGCAGAAAAAGCTGGTAAGCATAATCATATAATTATTTATTCCTTTACTTTTTTATCATTATGACTTAGGTGATGCGAGCAATTCAACACACGACAGTGGTGATTGTCTTGTTGAACCTGAAGCTTCTAGCGCCCACTCAggtaaatgttgaaaaataGATAACTATTcacaatatttttataaagtATAGATTCTCTAAATCCTGCCTCAAAAGACAATTTGATGGAAAATGTTACAGTGGAGACTACAGGTGCATCCGATACAAATCCTAAAGATCCCTTTGAGGAAGTCCTAGTTTGGCCGAGAATTCGCACTGATGTTCCAAATCAACGCAAACGTCGTGGACAAGAACATGTGCCCTCTGTTTCAACCAGTGACAGGTGGCTGCAGTGGTTTGAAAAAAAGGACATGGAAAAGAAAGAAATCGAAGACGCCAAGAAAGCAAGGATCGCGGAgcgaaaaaacaagaaaaaacagaGGGATGAGGAAAAGCTTCTGAAGGCCTCTCTTCAGAAGAACCAACAGAGAAAAGGTCGAGGAAAAGCTAAGCAAAAAGTGGCCTGTTCCGACAAAGTCGCTAATGCAAGTTAAATAATGCTTTGTTTGTTCCATTTCGCGAATTTAATTATCTTACTCAAATCTCGATAAATTCCTGAAAATCTCtataataaagagaaaaaaaaaaatcttccttTCATCAATTCGTCCCGAAAGCCACACAagatcagggcttgaaaagagAACGCAAATTGactgtgactgcgtgaatgctTACGCTTTCTGCATTCAACTTGCGCTTCAAATACGATCATTtgttgaatccagtcaatctgtcGCTTGCGAAGACTGTAGTCTATAATCCAGGTGGCCTCTCAAGAGAAGCCAACAGTCGTTCTCTCGCTTTACGTTAATGTTGAAGAATGTAAACTGCTTGCGAGCATAAGGTGATGTATTTTTTCGttactctttttgtctccaaaatacTTTTAAccccacagtaaaagtttgtcacccggcCTCGGTCCGAcacaagcaaaatgttcgtttgagTCGGACGGCGTCCGACTGGCTTCTTATTCTTCATGCACATGtattggttgtttttttgtggtattgaatcatacgaagCACGACTGCTTTTCGTTAGTGTGGTTTGGTAGTCATTCGCTACTCCAAATGGTTAAGAAAATCTGTTCGATGTAAATGTAcgcaaatgtaaaaaaagatCAGAACATATTCGTTCTGCTGTAAAATCGGACTGAATGAGCATATGACTGGGTATGAGATATGACTGAGCGAACTGCTAGTTGTGTAATGTATAGCGTTCGTATttcaccactaaacggacggtatGAATCTAAATGCGCGGTAGAAAAAAATGATCGGTTAAAACCCTGCACAAGGTCTTTCATACAGTTGAAACCCGTTATTTGTACGGtattacatgatttgaataaaattcattgagtgaattcgctgccaaaaagtgtatttttattttgatccataatatgatgaaaattgtttcataattgtgaccgctcccaaaagtgatccataattgtgtatttgatgAGTTAGAATATAAGCATGATTTCCAtggaaaacttgcactaaatgggtttaataactgaatcaactgaaagattacatatttctgtaaccaaaaacatttataaactgcttttaaacaatagtatgcGCTAGAATTGATTGTTTCAAACTcatacttctgcttaaatggcccataattgtgggggaactgtaaTAGGAAGTTACGAAAATCAATGAGGATTCACTTCAGACTTACTTGTGAGAACACTTGAAAATACTCTAGTAATGGCCAGGTTGCAGAAAATcttcgctaaagatcattcgaATGTGGAACcaacagaggtgggcaccgctaaccgaaattttagcttcgctaacagctaattcgctaaatcaaaacgttagcttcgataaccgctaaccgctaaatcaatcaacaatttagtggaagctaacgctaaccgctaacagctaaatttgtAAGCACTGTAGAATCAACATTACTTAAGCGAAAAGCGctgatttcggcaataaaagataatttttgtttcaaaggtagtaataaaatttcaagtttttagtaaaaatcCAATGAAATCAGAATAAAGGGAATTAGCaggtagaaaatttgtaaaaacatattttgttgataataattgtccttggttgttgtgaaaattttattgcgttgatacttggcccaacacttatgaatttattaaactagtgatgttcgagaaaattgaaaaatctcccttgatgttttcagtgaatgtaggaggcctcgattttttttaaatatcgatttatttgagcccgcgtacaaaagtagtcctctacggacttgagacagcaactttgtttacggaagtgcacttgccgtgtttgaacgaaaggtattgcgaactatttttggcggagtacaaacggatagcggagagtggcataggcgtatgcaccatgagttgtagtcattatttggaaaaagttgggagactactgtgggccggtcacatcgcaaggataccgaacgattgtgcagtaaaatctgttTTCTACAAGagccccactggcaccaggaatagaggggccaaacgagttagatggcttgaccaggttgaagccgacttgcatgtgccgagacgcgtaacgatttggaaacgagtagcccaggacccatgggtgacattgcgattctcgtttcgagtgattttggttcgtttcgaccacgttaaacgaatgggcgaaacgaaccaaaatcactcgaaacgagaatcgcaatgtcaccccagaagtacaatggagaggaattcttgatacggtaagagccaccccggctcttggctggtaaagtacgtacaaaagtttggaatttggaacCCTTCAACCGAAGCCTGTGtgatatttctcacaaattttccttctgccaaaaaaaagttagcggtttatttagcggtacataaatttagcggaagctaacaaaaacgctaacggttataaaaattagcgaaaacgctaaccgctaaccaaaatattagctgagctaattagctgttagcggattagcggaattgtgcccacctctgggaACCAAGGTACCAATTGATGTCTCGATTGAAGTCCCAACACATATCTACACTTACGTCTCTCATTTGATCCCATATAATCCCAAACAGATCTTAAATCAGATCCCCAACTAAGTCCCCAAGCAGATCCAAAGCCAGATTCTAAACAAGCCCCTAAACCAGGTCTTAAGTCATGGCCTCTAACCTCTAACGATGGGGCAACTAAATGACGTGGATCTAGCCGACGACATAGTTTTGCTCGCACAAAACTCTATGCCGGGCCCTGTTATGTTGTCCTTATCAGAGCGTCagagttctacctgacgagacacgGAATGTCGTTCACTAAAACACAGATAAAGCCTCAAGCATAACCGACATGCCTATGCCCGCAGACGGAGGTGTTCCGGCCCTGCGGAGACTCCACGAACCGACTCTGAGATCTCTCTGCTAAAGGCCGGGATGTCATATTTCAAatatgatggtgatgatgacgaAACTAAAAATGATACATAAATCGATTTTGTTAATGTGCTTTGCCCTGGACATTTGGTACtgcttgagttgtaaaatgtagtttagtgaagaagtggagatctCTTCAGCCCCGCCTAACATCGCCCAAcaaaaaacaaccataaatcaGCCAATAGGAAGACAAACCTCAGACCatcagtggttatcaacttatcagggttCCAACCCctggcatttatgcactgtacCTAGATAggtctacaaagtaaattgagcacaGCATCACCTGgccgttcgcggtagtcgacagaagctttaaaccatagagtcgcGCCTGCTTCCCAACTCTCGAGAACAAACTGCTAGTGGGTAGTATTTATAATCGGAGTCCGCCGCCAAATCCCAAAAACAGACCGCCAACAAGCACCCCGCTGTCCCCACAGCCTGCACAGATGATTGTTTGCAATTGCGTAATGCAGCCGAATGACCAATCATGTCAACGTTCAGACGTCGAAACGTTTTTTTCTCCCTTCTGAATTGATGAAATTAACTAAAATTTTTAATACAATCATATCTCGTTTACTGCATCAAGCCTATCAGGGACCCCGGGAAAACCCCCCGTTAACCGGGCTAACCTGATAAAGCCAAGAGATGACATAAATAACACttgaaccacagacaaacagacataactcttgaaagaaaaatcaacaaaaaatatcgtacctcacatttagcctgaacactagcaccatctatgatcgtcattcccaaatatcaaatagcaacatgggtatccctcgaagaagcaagtattttttatggggaattccccttctttcgtcaaaaagcgccactttgaccaaaacggagacattcccaactaagcctcAATTTGAAATGACAGTTTAGTCGGTTCGAAGactggaaaacgagtgttatgtctgtttgtctgtgcttgaaCTATTAGCTATAACCGCTCAGCCCAACCAACGAAAGTGTCTGTCAAAATCGGCGAAAAGCCAGGAGCAACcaacgaaatttgactgtattTTGCTTCTACCTTTCAGCATAGGATCTCTTTACCTCTTCTCACCCTGTCCCTGGTTAGCTTTACCTGAATTTCTTTACTTATCGAGATGACTTTATATCATTCTAGAATACTTTAATAAACATTAACAGAAATCTTGATTTAATTGGGACATCCTCAGAATGAATTATGTAACATATAGATTAAGTTCAACATGAATTTTGGCATCCCCtaatatttgtattttaatCATCAACTAAATTGATTGTATAAGATTTTTCTTCGATATACAATCTGGGGTGACTGCTTTTTATCCCTCAGTAGCATTAAATTCCTAGCCCTCCACTTCATTTAACAGATTTTTAGGAGATTTTTATGAGAATTAAGGATATTCTAGAGTCCGGTTAATTTAGATCTATTAGTTATCAGAGATCCCAATACTGGCGTTATTCAAATTCAGAATGAAGGCACTTTATGAACAgtgcaacaatcacatttgatAATTTTTATCCTAAATTGTGAATACACAATTGAACGCTAATATATACCCCCCATACAGAATTAAACGTGACCGTTGTTCATTTATTGATTAGTTAAAAgaccctacaccacgacaaggttcaatCTAATAGTAGGGAGGAAGATCTGTAATAAACATCGAGAACAAAAGCGGTCCTAAAATTGACCCTTGCAGTATGTTACGCTAGACAAGTCTGGTGGTATGCCATTCAACGCAACATATTGTGATCGGCCGGACAGATATGAATGCAGGAAATTAATAACACATTTTTTACCGTATCAAGCTTTCGATCCAACGCGCAACGAATATCGTTTTTAATTCTGGTGAGCGCTGTGGTTGTGCTGCAGTGTTTACGGTATCCCGATCAGCATTTGCTACcagattttgctgaataaaagtCCGTAGTATTGCCATCTGTGCTTTTATCGGCGAAGCAAGGGTtgcaatttcgtttcaaaattcaatATATTCAAAATTCAATGTAATATATTTGAGCTAAAATTTGATTATGTTCAGATTTTACCTAATTTTGAAAGGAACTTACAACCCTTCACGCTTTACGCTTCATTTGAACGTTTTTTACAAGAAATTATTACTGttttgaatcaaatcaattcACGGCACATTTGAGACT contains these protein-coding regions:
- the LOC128732342 gene encoding uncharacterized protein LOC128732342, producing the protein MARTRRSRNVNRNPKRKLYSAEALENAVSEARRTGKLRKAAKLYDIPYATVYRYLKHPPRNDRPGPSTLLRPEEEARFEQWALYMARAGFPISEADLTYTVKDYAAKNRETRDLPASFPSKNWVRRFLQRHPSIKKKFTTNLSRSGANVTENILRMWFSEIEDIFEEEGIDMSIFNSPSRIFNFDESGFRLVPKSFKALCDNNTENTYIVNNNSDKESYTSLFGANAAGELTPPMILFPGQRISREIAESIPKGWSVGVSEEGWQTSKTFYEYMVNDYYNWLLKSKIELPVVVFLDGHKSHISIELMEFCKQHQIILASLYPNSTRILQPLDRSFFGPFKNIWNKVLKKFQLGDASNSTHDSGDCLVEPEASSAHSDSLNPASKDNLMENVTVETTGASDTNPKDPFEEVLVWPRIRTDVPNQRKRRGQEHVPSVSTSDRWLQWFEKKDMEKKEIEDAKKARIAERKNKKKQRDEEKLLKASLQKNQQRKGRGKAKQKVACSDKVANAS